The Ornithinimicrobium faecis genome includes a window with the following:
- a CDS encoding MATE family efflux transporter: MPTDHRREILRLAVPAFLALVAEPLFLLADSAIVGHLGTSSLAGLGVASGVLLTAANIFVFLAYGTTAVVARRTGAHDEKGALAAGIDGMWLALLLGLGATAVLVAFAEPLLRVFGASDAAVAEGAIYLAISAFGIPAMLVVLAAMGVLRGLQDTRTPMVAAIAGFTANAILSFVLVHPVGMGIAGAAWGTVIAQTGMALALGAVVVRGARRLRVPLKLHGQGVLKAASGGVPLLVRTLALRAVLLLTTWVAAGLGEPQLAAHQVALTVWSSLAFALDALAIAGQAITGKALGANDVPAVRAATSTMVRWGVWFGVILTVVIVALHRVIPLGFSTDPEVRAALAAALLIVAAGQPVAGIAFVLDGVLIGAGDARWLAFAQTGFLLAYLPMVWLLQASGVTGTSGLVWLWVAFGLFMAIRAAGLHWRARGDEWLVTGSSR, translated from the coding sequence GTGCCGACCGACCACCGCCGAGAGATCCTGCGCCTCGCCGTCCCGGCCTTCCTTGCACTCGTTGCGGAACCGCTGTTTCTGTTGGCAGACAGCGCCATTGTGGGTCATCTCGGCACCTCCTCGCTGGCCGGGCTCGGCGTCGCCAGTGGCGTGCTGCTCACTGCCGCAAACATCTTCGTCTTCCTCGCTTACGGCACCACTGCGGTCGTCGCCAGGCGCACTGGTGCCCATGACGAAAAGGGCGCTCTCGCAGCGGGTATCGACGGAATGTGGTTGGCGCTGCTCCTCGGATTGGGGGCCACCGCAGTCCTGGTCGCCTTCGCCGAGCCGCTGCTGCGGGTGTTCGGCGCCTCCGACGCGGCGGTGGCCGAGGGCGCGATCTATCTGGCGATCAGCGCGTTCGGCATCCCGGCCATGCTCGTGGTCCTCGCCGCGATGGGAGTGCTCCGGGGGCTCCAGGACACCCGCACCCCCATGGTGGCGGCCATCGCAGGCTTCACGGCCAATGCGATCTTGTCCTTCGTGCTGGTTCACCCGGTCGGCATGGGCATCGCCGGAGCAGCCTGGGGCACGGTCATCGCCCAGACCGGGATGGCCCTCGCCCTGGGCGCCGTCGTCGTCAGGGGCGCCCGTCGTCTGCGCGTTCCGCTGAAGCTGCACGGCCAGGGCGTGCTCAAGGCCGCCAGCGGTGGAGTGCCGCTGTTGGTCCGCACCCTGGCGCTGCGTGCGGTGCTCCTGCTGACCACCTGGGTCGCCGCCGGACTCGGGGAGCCTCAACTGGCGGCCCACCAGGTCGCGTTGACGGTGTGGAGTTCACTCGCTTTCGCCCTCGATGCCCTGGCGATCGCGGGTCAGGCGATCACCGGAAAGGCGTTGGGCGCCAACGATGTCCCCGCAGTCCGGGCAGCAACGTCCACGATGGTGCGCTGGGGTGTTTGGTTCGGGGTGATCCTGACGGTCGTGATCGTCGCCCTGCACCGGGTGATCCCGCTGGGCTTCAGCACCGACCCTGAGGTGCGGGCCGCCCTGGCGGCAGCACTGCTGATCGTGGCCGCCGGGCAGCCGGTCGCGGGGATCGCGTTCGTCCTGGACGGAGTCCTGATCGGCGCCGGCGACGCGCGCTGGCTGGCGTTTGCCCAGACCGGGTTCCTGCTCGCCTATCTGCCGATGGTGTGGCTGCTGCAGGCCTCCGGCGTCACGGGCACCAGCGGCCTCGTGTGGCTCTGGGTGGCCTTCGGACTCTTCATGGCGATCCGGGCTGCCGGATTGCACTGGCGTGCCCGCGGCGACGAGTGGCTCGTCACCGGCTCCTCCCGATGA
- a CDS encoding Na+/H+ antiporter subunit A, translating to MLALVVAHAVAALLAPTLVRFLGPRAFVPLAAVPAITAGYAAWQFARVDSSAPPLEEFLWVDSLDLTLTFRMDTLAWLMTLIVAGVGALVLLYCAHYFDDKERTKGLGLFAGSLTAFAGAMLGLVTTDDMLLLYVFWELTTILSYLLIGYVSTSKASIAAAKQALLVTTFGGLAMLVGMIMIGESQDTYLISEILADPGSGTFISWGVVLLLVGAITKSALIPFHFWLPGAMAAPTPVSAYLHAAAMVKAGIYLVARFAPAYADLPAWRYTIVTLGAATLLLGGYRSLRQHDLKLLLAYGTISQLGFITLLVGYGNHGTTVAGLGMLVAHSLFKSCLFLTTGTVEHATGTRDIRRLSGVGRRMPWLAGAAGLASLSMAGLPPVLGFAGKEAALHSLMHPSGGWWSYDGLVLLMVAVGSVLTFGYTARFMWGAFARKDPMLAGDAGQVTTVTHHPEWLLVAVPGLLALAGLALGPAAPWLEDLISRHTGLYPAGEDPAHLVLWSGAVTPALLLSIVIWVLGTALFLGSAPVAALQRKAQVPLDAGRTYQHIVRGVDRLALEVTGGFQRGSLPTLLAIILLVLVVLPTIVLVRGVTWPEDVRWFDTPAQVGVGLVIVIAAIATTRARRRLRAVFLVSVTGYGTALLFLLHGAPDLALTQVLVETVTLVVFVLVLRRLSGRFPDNPTVLTRRLRALLGLATGLVVAAVALTAAAARNHDPAAQGLVDTAKEYGGGNNIVNVILVDVRAWDTMGELSVVLAAATGVTSLIFLKQDAVIRARRALRHSWRNRVTTPDDGASTRWIAAVQDLDPTRRSTIFEVVTRIVFHTIVLWSVYLLFAGHNAPGGGFAAGLVAGLALALRYLAGRGYELRVALPVMPGLLLGGGLFIAAASAILPMFFGEPPLRTWIIDVPLPLIGDVHIVTSLLFDLGVYLVVIGLMLDILRSLGSALDDQIAEEEAG from the coding sequence ATGCTCGCACTGGTCGTTGCGCATGCTGTTGCTGCCCTCCTCGCGCCGACCCTCGTCCGGTTCCTCGGGCCCCGCGCCTTCGTGCCGCTCGCGGCGGTGCCAGCGATCACTGCTGGCTATGCCGCGTGGCAGTTTGCCCGGGTCGACTCCAGTGCGCCGCCGCTGGAGGAGTTCCTCTGGGTCGACAGCCTCGACCTGACGCTGACCTTCCGGATGGACACCCTCGCCTGGTTGATGACGCTGATCGTCGCCGGCGTCGGTGCCCTGGTGCTGCTCTACTGCGCGCACTACTTCGACGACAAGGAGCGCACCAAGGGGCTGGGCCTGTTCGCCGGCTCGTTGACGGCCTTCGCCGGCGCGATGCTCGGCCTCGTCACCACCGACGACATGCTCCTGCTCTACGTCTTCTGGGAGCTCACCACGATCCTGTCCTACCTGCTCATCGGCTATGTGTCGACGAGCAAGGCGAGCATCGCGGCGGCCAAGCAGGCGCTGCTGGTCACCACTTTCGGTGGGCTGGCGATGTTGGTCGGCATGATCATGATCGGCGAGAGCCAGGACACCTACCTGATCAGCGAGATCCTGGCCGACCCGGGCTCGGGCACCTTCATCAGCTGGGGTGTCGTGCTGCTGCTGGTCGGCGCGATCACCAAGTCGGCGCTGATCCCGTTCCACTTCTGGCTGCCGGGCGCGATGGCCGCCCCCACGCCGGTCAGCGCCTATCTGCACGCCGCCGCCATGGTCAAGGCCGGCATCTACCTGGTGGCCCGGTTCGCCCCGGCGTATGCCGATCTGCCGGCTTGGCGCTACACCATCGTCACCCTGGGCGCGGCCACCCTGCTGCTCGGTGGCTATCGCTCCCTGAGACAGCACGACCTGAAACTGTTGCTGGCCTACGGCACGATCAGCCAGCTCGGGTTCATCACCCTGCTGGTGGGCTACGGCAACCACGGCACGACCGTGGCCGGCCTCGGCATGCTGGTGGCCCACTCGCTGTTCAAGTCCTGTCTGTTCCTGACCACCGGCACGGTCGAGCACGCGACGGGCACCCGAGACATCCGGCGGCTCTCCGGCGTCGGCAGACGTATGCCGTGGCTCGCCGGAGCAGCGGGCCTGGCCAGCCTGTCGATGGCTGGCCTGCCACCAGTGCTGGGCTTCGCCGGCAAGGAAGCGGCCCTGCACTCGCTGATGCACCCGAGTGGCGGGTGGTGGTCCTATGACGGTCTCGTGCTGCTGATGGTCGCGGTGGGCTCGGTGCTGACCTTCGGCTACACCGCACGCTTCATGTGGGGTGCCTTCGCGCGCAAGGACCCGATGCTGGCCGGCGACGCCGGTCAGGTCACCACGGTGACCCACCACCCGGAGTGGCTCCTCGTCGCCGTCCCCGGTCTGCTCGCACTCGCCGGCCTGGCCCTCGGCCCCGCCGCACCGTGGCTCGAGGACCTGATCTCACGGCATACCGGCCTCTATCCGGCCGGCGAGGACCCCGCCCACCTGGTCCTGTGGAGTGGCGCGGTCACGCCCGCCCTGCTGCTGTCGATCGTGATCTGGGTGCTGGGCACGGCGCTGTTCCTCGGGAGCGCACCGGTCGCCGCGCTGCAGCGCAAGGCGCAGGTCCCGCTGGACGCCGGACGCACCTATCAGCACATCGTGCGCGGCGTCGACCGCCTGGCGCTCGAGGTCACCGGTGGCTTCCAGCGCGGCTCGCTCCCGACGCTGTTGGCGATCATCCTGCTCGTGCTCGTCGTGCTGCCCACGATCGTGCTGGTGCGCGGCGTGACCTGGCCTGAGGACGTCCGCTGGTTCGACACCCCGGCCCAGGTCGGCGTCGGGCTGGTGATCGTGATCGCGGCGATTGCCACGACCCGTGCGCGCCGCCGGTTGCGGGCCGTCTTCCTGGTCAGCGTCACCGGCTATGGCACCGCGCTGCTCTTCCTGCTGCACGGTGCGCCGGACCTGGCGCTGACGCAGGTGCTGGTCGAGACGGTGACCCTGGTGGTCTTCGTGCTGGTGCTGCGCCGGCTGTCTGGTCGCTTCCCCGACAACCCGACCGTGCTGACCCGGCGCCTGCGCGCCCTGCTCGGGCTGGCGACGGGTCTGGTCGTCGCAGCCGTCGCGCTCACCGCCGCTGCCGCGCGCAACCACGACCCGGCCGCCCAGGGGCTGGTTGACACCGCCAAGGAGTATGGCGGCGGGAACAACATCGTCAACGTCATCCTGGTGGACGTGCGCGCCTGGGACACCATGGGCGAGCTGTCGGTGGTGCTGGCCGCGGCGACCGGCGTCACGAGCCTGATCTTCCTCAAGCAGGACGCCGTCATCCGGGCCCGCCGGGCCCTGCGGCACAGCTGGCGCAACCGGGTGACAACTCCCGACGACGGCGCCTCGACGCGGTGGATCGCCGCCGTGCAGGATCTCGACCCCACCCGCCGGTCCACGATCTTTGAGGTGGTCACCCGGATCGTCTTCCACACCATCGTGTTGTGGTCGGTCTATCTGCTGTTCGCCGGGCACAACGCCCCTGGTGGTGGCTTCGCTGCCGGCCTGGTCGCCGGGCTCGCGCTGGCGCTGCGCTATCTGGCCGGCCGCGGCTATGAGTTGCGCGTGGCGCTGCCGGTCATGCCCGGTCTGCTGCTCGGTGGCGGGCTGTTCATCGCTGCCGCCTCAGCGATCCTGCCGATGTTCTTCGGTGAGCCGCCGCTGCGCACCTGGATCATCGACGTGCCGCTGCCCCTGATCGGGGACGTGCACATCGTGACCTCCCTGCTCTTTGACCTCGGGGTCTATCTCGTGGTCATCGGGCTGATGCTCGACATCCTGCGCAGCCTGGGCTCCGCACTGGATGACCAGATCGCCGAGGAGGAGGCCGGATGA
- a CDS encoding Na(+)/H(+) antiporter subunit C: MSPNITLILVAATLLGTGVYLLLARSIVRALVGFLLMGNGINILFMVASGPAGDVPILDQGDPDQMADPIPQALVLTAIVITLAMTAFVLSLAHRAWQLGRDDLLEDDEESARIHRRAEENDMSGESTDDADVIAAEFAEEDTGEEER; this comes from the coding sequence ATGAGTCCCAACATCACCTTGATCCTGGTCGCCGCCACGCTGCTCGGCACCGGTGTCTATCTGCTGCTGGCGCGCTCGATCGTGCGCGCCCTGGTCGGCTTCCTGCTGATGGGCAACGGCATCAACATCCTGTTCATGGTCGCCTCCGGCCCGGCCGGCGACGTGCCGATCCTCGACCAGGGTGATCCCGACCAGATGGCCGACCCGATCCCGCAGGCCCTGGTGCTGACCGCGATCGTGATCACCCTGGCGATGACCGCCTTCGTGCTCTCGCTCGCGCACCGGGCCTGGCAGCTCGGTCGCGATGACCTGCTGGAGGACGACGAGGAGTCGGCCCGCATCCACCGCCGGGCCGAGGAGAACGACATGTCCGGCGAGTCAACCGACGACGCCGACGTCATCGCGGCCGAGTTTGCCGAAGAGGACACCGGGGAGGAGGAGCGTTGA
- a CDS encoding monovalent cation/H+ antiporter complex subunit F produces MGFSDIMTWAIGILLVAAALLTVGRIITGPSVLDRVVASDVLVSIVVCALGAQTALVEGPSTMGLLITLSLVGFMGSVAVARFVARDRDYPVDFDEPDTLEDPDADDPDSSASDGGADPDRQDADLDDPETFKDPDRDEGRAQAQAPGATDRSGTEQEGRS; encoded by the coding sequence ATGGGTTTCTCCGACATCATGACCTGGGCGATCGGCATCCTGTTGGTCGCTGCCGCCCTGCTCACCGTGGGGCGCATCATCACCGGCCCCAGCGTGCTGGACCGGGTCGTGGCCAGCGACGTGCTGGTCTCCATCGTCGTGTGCGCCCTGGGGGCGCAGACCGCGCTCGTGGAGGGCCCGAGCACGATGGGGCTGCTGATCACATTGTCCCTGGTCGGTTTCATGGGGTCGGTCGCCGTGGCGCGCTTCGTCGCGCGCGATCGTGACTATCCCGTGGACTTCGACGAGCCCGACACCCTCGAGGACCCGGACGCTGACGACCCCGACAGCTCTGCTTCTGATGGCGGCGCCGACCCTGATCGTCAAGACGCCGACCTCGACGATCCGGAGACTTTCAAGGACCCCGACCGCGACGAGGGACGGGCGCAGGCTCAGGCGCCGGGGGCCACGGACCGATCCGGGACCGAGCAGGAGGGCCGATCATGA
- a CDS encoding Na+/H+ antiporter subunit E yields the protein MRRMLRGIHGMSMAMLTVVWVLLMGEVTLGNVVAGVLVAFLVQLVFPLPSVTVGVHFRPIAFVVLAVRFLWDMSYASVHVAWLAVRPGPTVSGIVVDLRLRSDNELFQTITAEMVALVPGTVVIDLDGERQILTLHLLDVTTRQQAEVIRHRVMAQEARVLRAFDPDPEAVLNPRRAREVTS from the coding sequence ATGAGGCGGATGCTGCGCGGCATCCACGGGATGTCGATGGCGATGCTCACCGTCGTGTGGGTGCTGCTGATGGGCGAGGTGACCCTCGGCAACGTGGTGGCCGGCGTGCTGGTGGCCTTCCTGGTGCAACTGGTCTTCCCGCTGCCATCGGTCACGGTCGGGGTGCACTTCCGCCCGATCGCCTTCGTGGTGCTGGCCGTGCGGTTCTTGTGGGACATGTCCTATGCGTCCGTCCACGTGGCCTGGCTGGCCGTGCGGCCCGGGCCCACCGTCAGCGGCATCGTGGTGGACCTGCGGCTGCGCTCGGACAACGAGCTCTTCCAGACGATCACCGCGGAGATGGTGGCCCTGGTGCCCGGCACCGTGGTGATCGACCTCGACGGCGAGCGCCAGATCCTCACCCTGCACCTGCTGGATGTCACCACCCGCCAGCAGGCAGAGGTGATCAGGCACCGCGTGATGGCACAGGAGGCCCGGGTGCTGCGCGCCTTCGACCCCGATCCCGAGGCCGTCCTCAACCCGCGGCGCGCGCGGGAGGTGACCAGCTGA
- the rpsR gene encoding 30S ribosomal protein S18 — protein sequence MAKPVVRKPKKKANPLKAAKIESIDYKDTALLRKFISDRGKIRARRVTGVTVQEQRRIANAVKNAREMALLPYSSSAR from the coding sequence ATGGCCAAGCCCGTTGTGCGCAAGCCCAAGAAGAAGGCGAACCCTCTCAAGGCCGCCAAGATCGAGTCGATTGACTACAAGGACACCGCGCTGCTGCGCAAGTTCATCTCCGACCGCGGCAAGATCCGCGCTCGTCGGGTGACCGGTGTCACCGTGCAGGAGCAGCGTCGCATCGCCAACGCGGTCAAGAACGCCCGCGAGATGGCACTGCTGCCCTACTCCAGCTCGGCGCGCTGA
- a CDS encoding alpha/beta fold hydrolase, with protein MSRVLRTGGGGTARTNPISYAVSGPSAPGTADLVLVHGWCCDRTAMTTLRERLEKRHRVLTLDLRGHGQSQEFDEDGSVGAGARRVDADQPAPTGTVATSIAQFSSDVVAACEAAGLRSPVVIGHSLGGLIALDALARADSRLREAPGRPWQPAGAVLLDPAPIAREKGKEFWAGQVDPVSRDHTGDLRRDFARSLVLPTDRVNYDQIVEVMAATHPQVAAGGANAMATFDGAQALEQLALPALIIHAATAERGLEQLVPDRSLLTLGRTVGAGHFHHIEVPEQVVPMITRWLENTFGTNA; from the coding sequence ATGAGTCGGGTCCTGCGCACCGGCGGCGGTGGGACCGCGCGCACCAACCCCATCTCGTATGCCGTGTCCGGCCCCAGCGCGCCCGGCACCGCTGACCTGGTCCTGGTGCACGGGTGGTGCTGTGACCGCACCGCCATGACGACGTTGCGCGAGCGACTCGAGAAGCGACACCGCGTGCTGACGCTGGATCTGCGCGGCCACGGACAGAGTCAGGAGTTCGACGAGGACGGGTCCGTGGGGGCTGGTGCCCGCCGCGTCGACGCAGACCAGCCCGCACCCACCGGCACGGTCGCGACCAGCATCGCGCAGTTCTCCTCCGACGTCGTCGCGGCCTGTGAGGCAGCGGGATTGCGGTCCCCGGTGGTGATCGGGCACAGCCTGGGCGGGCTCATCGCCCTCGACGCACTGGCCCGCGCAGACAGTCGGTTGCGGGAGGCGCCCGGGCGCCCGTGGCAGCCGGCCGGTGCCGTCCTGCTGGACCCCGCGCCGATTGCGCGCGAGAAGGGCAAGGAGTTCTGGGCCGGCCAGGTCGACCCAGTGTCGCGAGACCACACCGGTGACCTGCGCCGTGACTTTGCCCGCTCCCTGGTGCTGCCCACCGACCGCGTCAACTATGACCAGATCGTGGAGGTGATGGCGGCCACGCATCCGCAGGTCGCCGCCGGGGGTGCCAACGCCATGGCGACCTTCGACGGTGCCCAGGCACTCGAGCAGCTCGCCCTGCCGGCCCTGATCATTCACGCGGCCACCGCCGAGCGCGGCCTGGAGCAACTGGTGCCGGACCGGAGTCTGCTGACGCTCGGGCGCACCGTCGGCGCGGGGCACTTCCACCACATCGAGGTCCCCGAGCAGGTGGTGCCGATGATCACCCGCTGGCTGGAGAACACCTTCGGCACGAATGCTTGA
- a CDS encoding single-stranded DNA-binding protein has translation MAGETPITIVGNLTADPELRFTPSGAAVANFTVASTPRQFDRQTNDWKDGETLFMRCSIWREAAENVAESLTRGARVVVTGRLVSRSWDSPEGEKRTVMEMQADEIGPSLRYATAKVTKAQRGSGGGGSGNWSGGQGGAQQGGAQGGQQFGGQPAAGQQPAPQQGGGQASKSETDPWATGGNAGGQQGGGWNSPSYDEPPF, from the coding sequence ATGGCTGGCGAAACCCCGATCACCATCGTTGGCAACCTCACCGCCGACCCCGAGCTGCGCTTCACCCCTTCCGGTGCTGCCGTCGCGAACTTCACCGTGGCCTCCACGCCGCGGCAGTTTGACCGGCAGACCAATGACTGGAAGGACGGCGAGACGCTGTTCATGCGCTGCTCCATCTGGCGCGAGGCGGCCGAGAACGTTGCCGAGAGCCTGACCCGCGGCGCCCGCGTCGTGGTCACCGGACGGCTCGTCTCCCGCTCCTGGGACTCCCCCGAGGGCGAGAAGCGCACCGTGATGGAGATGCAGGCCGACGAGATCGGCCCGTCGCTGCGTTATGCGACGGCCAAGGTCACCAAGGCCCAGCGTGGCTCCGGTGGCGGAGGCAGCGGCAACTGGAGCGGCGGCCAGGGTGGTGCCCAGCAGGGCGGTGCCCAGGGCGGCCAGCAGTTCGGTGGCCAGCCAGCAGCTGGCCAGCAGCCCGCTCCCCAGCAGGGTGGCGGCCAGGCCAGCAAGTCCGAGACCGACCCGTGGGCCACCGGTGGCAACGCCGGCGGCCAGCAGGGTGGCGGTTGGAACAGCCCGTCCTACGACGAGCCCCCGTTCTGA
- the mnhG gene encoding monovalent cation/H(+) antiporter subunit G: MTWTLDSVTDGIGMVLILLGALLCLTAAIGLLRFGDLLTRMHAATKPQVLGVLLVLTGVALSKESGLHIGMLLLVGVFQMLTIPVGAHMVGRAGFRTGQVAPSDVHLGPPADHPADETAADADGADGDGADEDNPTR, translated from the coding sequence ATGACCTGGACCCTGGACTCGGTGACCGACGGCATCGGCATGGTGCTGATCCTGCTGGGTGCGCTGCTGTGTCTGACGGCGGCGATCGGTCTGCTGCGCTTCGGTGATCTGCTCACACGCATGCACGCTGCGACCAAGCCGCAGGTGCTCGGGGTCCTGCTGGTGCTGACGGGCGTGGCCCTGAGCAAGGAGAGTGGCCTGCACATCGGCATGCTGCTCCTGGTGGGTGTCTTCCAGATGCTGACGATCCCCGTGGGTGCGCACATGGTCGGCCGCGCCGGCTTCCGCACCGGTCAGGTCGCGCCCTCAGACGTCCACCTCGGCCCGCCTGCTGACCACCCGGCCGACGAGACCGCGGCGGACGCAGACGGGGCTGACGGAGACGGGGCCGACGAGGACAATCCCACCCGCTGA
- the rplI gene encoding 50S ribosomal protein L9, with protein sequence MKLILTQPVSGLGVAGDVVDVKDGYARNYLLPRKLGTAWTKGGQKQVDAILAGREARSHKTEEEAKAAKASLEGSSVTVSANAGSGGRLFGAVTAGDIADAIATAGGPKVDKRRIEVPRPIRNVGEHTAHVRLHDDVAADITVLVEQA encoded by the coding sequence ATGAAGCTCATTCTCACCCAGCCGGTGTCCGGCCTCGGTGTGGCCGGTGACGTCGTCGACGTCAAGGACGGTTACGCCCGCAACTACCTGCTGCCCCGCAAGCTGGGCACCGCCTGGACCAAGGGCGGCCAGAAGCAGGTCGACGCGATCCTGGCCGGTCGCGAGGCCCGTTCCCACAAGACCGAGGAGGAGGCCAAGGCCGCCAAGGCGTCCCTGGAGGGCTCCTCGGTGACCGTGTCCGCCAACGCGGGCTCCGGTGGTCGCCTGTTCGGCGCCGTCACCGCCGGTGACATCGCTGACGCGATCGCCACCGCCGGTGGCCCCAAGGTCGACAAGCGCCGCATCGAGGTGCCGCGCCCAATCCGCAACGTCGGCGAGCACACGGCCCACGTCCGCCTGCACGACGATGTCGCTGCCGACATCACCGTGCTGGTCGAGCAGGCCTGA
- the rpsF gene encoding 30S ribosomal protein S6 gives MRQYELMIILDPEADERNLQPTLEKLLAVVTKEGGSVDTTDIWGRRRLAYEIKKQSEGIYAVVTMTATSATAQELDRQLGLNETVLRTKLMRVGA, from the coding sequence ATGCGTCAGTACGAACTCATGATCATCCTCGATCCCGAGGCCGATGAGCGCAATCTCCAGCCCACGCTGGAGAAGCTGCTCGCTGTTGTCACCAAGGAAGGTGGCAGTGTCGACACCACAGACATCTGGGGTCGTCGCCGTCTGGCCTATGAGATCAAGAAGCAGTCTGAGGGCATCTACGCCGTGGTCACCATGACCGCGACGTCGGCCACCGCACAGGAACTCGACCGCCAGCTGGGCCTGAACGAGACCGTTCTGCGCACCAAGCTGATGCGCGTCGGGGCCTGA
- a CDS encoding Na+/H+ antiporter subunit D, protein MNDFSWLVPLPVVLPLVGAGINLAAAGRTRVQRIVSMTTLTVILLITMVLLFAADQRGPQVVQVGGWAPTEGVVLIVDRLSALMVIVSVVVTMAVLRYSIGQGRSSFDNESDGHAPLPVFHPTMLVLSAGVSTTFISGDLFHMYVGFEMLLAASFVLLTLGGTEARVRAGVTYVFVSLLSSMLFLIAIAMIYSATGTVNLAVLADRLDQIPTDTAVVLHVLLILGFCVKAAVFPMSGWLPDSYPTAPAPVTAVFAGLLTKVGIYALIRTQTLLFPDGTLNNVLMWAALLTMLVGILGAVTQDDIKRMLSFTLVSHIGYLLFGIALGSPAGMSAAIFYVLHHITIQTTLFLVTGLVERVGGTTASSHLGGLAKISPLLGILFFVPAMNLAGIPPFSGFLGKVGLMQAGVAEGGWLPMVLVAGSVVTSLLTLYAVARVWGRAFWGAAPRADEGMTYTPASTGNGRAMGAGVVLPTVSLVAFGLALTFVAGPLFEITDRASLDLLLREPYLIAVLGEGRPR, encoded by the coding sequence ATGAACGACTTCTCCTGGCTGGTGCCCCTGCCGGTCGTGCTGCCCCTGGTCGGGGCCGGCATCAACCTGGCCGCGGCGGGCCGCACGCGCGTCCAGCGGATCGTCAGCATGACGACGCTGACGGTGATCCTGCTGATCACCATGGTCCTGCTGTTCGCGGCGGACCAGCGCGGTCCCCAGGTCGTGCAGGTCGGTGGGTGGGCGCCCACCGAGGGTGTGGTCCTGATCGTGGACCGGCTCTCGGCGCTGATGGTGATCGTGTCGGTCGTCGTCACGATGGCCGTGTTGCGCTATTCGATCGGCCAGGGCCGCTCGTCCTTCGACAACGAGAGCGACGGGCACGCGCCGCTGCCGGTCTTCCACCCCACCATGCTGGTGCTGTCGGCCGGGGTGTCCACCACCTTCATCTCCGGCGACCTGTTCCACATGTATGTCGGCTTCGAGATGTTGCTGGCCGCGAGCTTCGTGCTGCTCACTCTCGGAGGCACCGAGGCACGGGTGCGGGCCGGGGTGACTTATGTCTTCGTCAGCCTGCTCTCCTCGATGCTGTTCCTGATCGCCATCGCGATGATCTATTCGGCGACCGGCACGGTGAACCTGGCGGTCCTGGCCGATCGGCTGGATCAGATCCCGACGGACACCGCGGTCGTGCTGCACGTGCTGCTGATCCTCGGCTTCTGCGTCAAGGCAGCGGTCTTCCCGATGTCTGGGTGGCTGCCGGACTCCTATCCCACGGCTCCCGCCCCGGTGACGGCCGTGTTCGCCGGCCTGCTGACCAAGGTCGGCATCTATGCGCTGATCCGCACCCAGACCCTGCTGTTCCCCGACGGCACCCTCAACAACGTGCTGATGTGGGCCGCCCTGCTGACGATGCTGGTCGGCATCCTGGGGGCGGTCACCCAGGACGACATCAAACGGATGCTCTCCTTCACCCTGGTCAGCCACATCGGCTATCTGCTGTTCGGCATCGCCCTGGGCTCCCCGGCGGGCATGTCCGCCGCGATCTTCTACGTGCTGCACCACATCACGATCCAGACCACCTTGTTCCTGGTGACCGGACTGGTCGAGCGGGTCGGTGGCACCACCGCCTCCTCCCACCTGGGGGGACTGGCCAAGATCAGCCCGCTGCTCGGCATACTCTTCTTTGTCCCGGCCATGAACCTGGCCGGCATCCCGCCGTTCTCCGGCTTCCTCGGCAAGGTCGGCCTGATGCAGGCTGGTGTCGCTGAGGGTGGCTGGCTGCCCATGGTCCTGGTGGCCGGCTCGGTGGTCACCAGCCTGCTCACCCTGTATGCCGTGGCGCGGGTCTGGGGGCGTGCGTTCTGGGGGGCGGCTCCCCGGGCGGACGAGGGCATGACCTACACCCCAGCGAGCACCGGCAACGGTCGCGCGATGGGTGCCGGTGTCGTCCTGCCCACGGTGTCGCTGGTGGCCTTCGGGTTGGCGCTGACCTTTGTGGCCGGGCCCTTGTTCGAGATCACCGACCGGGCCTCGCTGGACCTGCTGCTGCGCGAGCCCTATCTGATCGCGGTGCTCGGTGAGGGGAGGCCGCGATGA